The bacterium region GAGATCAAGAACGGCCCCGTCTTCTACGACGGCATCGAAGCGGACATCGCCGCCGTCCTGCGGGGCCGCGAGATGGAGCGTGCGGTACTGGTCATGTCGTTCGATCACCACGCGGTGCGGGCGATGCGGGCGGTGGCGCAGGAGGTCGCGACGGCCATCATCTACAGCGCCCGGCTGATCGACGCGCCGGCGGCCGCGCACGCGGCCGCCGCCGACGCGCTGTGTCCGGCGTGGAACTTCGTGACCGGCGATCTGGTGGCGGAGGCGCACGCCGCGGGACTCGGCGTTTTCCCGTGGACCGTCGACGACGAAGCGACGATGCGGCGCTGCCTCGAGTGGGGCGTCGACGGCGTCACGTCGAACGACGTCCAGCTCCTGACCCGGGTGATATGTTAGAAGCCGCCGCGGCCCGTCGCCCCGCGTCCTCCCGGGCCGCCCGCGCGCTACGGGTCCGCGCCTGGCGTGAGCTCGGCTCGGCGCTCGGGTATCTTGCCCCGTCGCTCGCGGTGTTCGTCGTCTTCGTCTTCTATCCGCTGGTGCGCAACGCCCAACTCAGTCTCTACGAGACGGATCCGTTCGGCGGGCTCGGCGTCTACGCCGGCGCGGGCAATTACGCGCGCCTGTTCGACTCCCCCTCGTTCCTCAACAGCCTCCGCGTGAGTTTCCTCTTCGCCTTGTACACCGTGCCGGCCGGCATCGCGGCGGGGCTCCCGCTCGCCCTGCTGGCCAACCGGCGGCTACGCGGCATCGTCGTGTACCGGACGGCCTACTCGTTCACGATCGCGGTGAGCATCGCCGCGGCGGCGCTCGTCTGGGACTGGCTGCTCGATCCCAATGTCGGCATGTTCAACTACCTGCTGAGCCTTGTGCACGCGCCGGCGATCGGCTGGCTCACCGATCCGCGGTGGGCCCTCGCCGCGGTGGCCGCCGCCACGGTATGGAAGGACCTCGGATTCAACGTGGTCGTGCTGCTCGCGGCCCTCCAGGGGGT contains the following coding sequences:
- a CDS encoding glycerophosphodiester phosphodiesterase family protein; this translates as MSGSADRWQRFRPGGRRLGVAHRGAPREAPENTLAAFRRALEAGAAAVECDVHRTRDGRLVVIHDSTVERTTDGRGPVAAFTFDALRRLDAGRWFAEAFAGEPVPALEEVLDLVRGRVPLLLEIKNGPVFYDGIEADIAAVLRGREMERAVLVMSFDHHAVRAMRAVAQEVATAIIYSARLIDAPAAAHAAAADALCPAWNFVTGDLVAEAHAAGLGVFPWTVDDEATMRRCLEWGVDGVTSNDVQLLTRVIC
- a CDS encoding sugar ABC transporter permease, which codes for MLEAAAARRPASSRAARALRVRAWRELGSALGYLAPSLAVFVVFVFYPLVRNAQLSLYETDPFGGLGVYAGAGNYARLFDSPSFLNSLRVSFLFALYTVPAGIAAGLPLALLANRRLRGIVVYRTAYSFTIAVSIAAAALVWDWLLDPNVGMFNYLLSLVHAPAIGWLTDPRWALAAVAAATVWKDLGFNVVVLLAALQGVPEELVEAARIDGAGPWGVFRHVVVPAISPALFFLGVVATISVLQSFGQIHILTQGGPVESTNVIVYSIYRNAFFNFRFGLAAAQAMVLFALVLMLTALQFTVFERWVTYQ